One genomic segment of Actinoplanes ianthinogenes includes these proteins:
- the steA gene encoding putative cytokinetic ring protein SteA: MRLPTLRRVRTTEPGPVSGVARLDRRTKRLTGRLRPGEIAVIDHVDLDRVAADSLVASGVTAVLNAKPSISGRYPNLGPEVLIQGGVVLLDNLGEDIFSGLREGQTVSIEGDQVLLDGTPIATGVRQDAESVAKSMADAREGLSVQLEAFAANTMDYLKQERDLLLDGVGVPDVQTRIAGRHVLIVVRGYDYKEDLDVLRPYIREYKPVLIGVDGGADALVENGYTPDMIIGDMDSVTDDVLRCGAEVVVHAYPDGRAPGLERVSNLGVDALTFPAAATSEDLAMLLADEKGASLIVAVGTHANLVEFLDKGRGGMASTFLTRLKVGGKLVDAKGVSRLYRQNISGSALLLLVLSALAAMAAAVAVSTVGKAYLTVVSEWWDNFVFQLGNLF; encoded by the coding sequence ATGCGACTTCCCACCTTGCGCCGTGTGCGCACCACCGAGCCGGGCCCGGTCTCCGGGGTGGCCCGGCTCGACCGGCGCACCAAGAGGCTGACCGGCCGGCTGCGCCCCGGCGAGATCGCCGTGATCGACCACGTCGACCTGGACCGGGTTGCGGCCGACTCGCTGGTCGCCTCGGGCGTCACCGCGGTGCTCAACGCGAAGCCGTCGATCTCCGGGCGGTATCCGAACCTGGGTCCCGAGGTGCTGATCCAGGGCGGCGTCGTGCTGCTCGACAACCTCGGCGAGGACATCTTCTCCGGCCTGCGCGAGGGGCAGACCGTCAGCATCGAGGGCGACCAGGTGCTGCTCGACGGCACCCCGATCGCCACCGGTGTCCGGCAGGACGCGGAGAGCGTGGCGAAATCCATGGCCGACGCCCGCGAGGGCCTGTCGGTGCAGCTCGAGGCGTTCGCCGCGAACACCATGGATTACCTGAAGCAGGAGCGTGACCTGCTCCTCGACGGCGTCGGCGTGCCGGACGTGCAGACCCGCATCGCCGGCCGGCACGTGCTGATCGTGGTCCGCGGTTACGACTACAAGGAGGACCTCGACGTCCTGCGCCCCTACATCCGGGAGTACAAACCGGTCCTGATCGGCGTCGACGGCGGAGCCGACGCGCTGGTGGAAAATGGCTACACCCCCGACATGATCATCGGGGACATGGACTCGGTCACCGACGACGTGCTGCGCTGCGGCGCCGAGGTGGTCGTGCACGCCTATCCGGACGGCCGGGCGCCCGGTCTGGAGCGGGTCAGCAACCTGGGCGTCGACGCGCTCACCTTCCCGGCCGCGGCCACCAGTGAGGACCTGGCCATGCTGCTCGCCGACGAGAAGGGCGCCTCGCTGATCGTCGCCGTCGGCACCCACGCCAACCTGGTGGAGTTCCTGGACAAGGGTCGGGGCGGGATGGCCTCGACGTTCCTCACCCGGCTCAAGGTCGGCGGCAAGCTGGTCGACGCCAAGGGCGTCAGCCGGCTCTACCGGCAGAACATCTCCGGCTCGGCGCTGCTGCTGCTGGTCCTCTCGGCGCTCGCCGCGATGGCCGCCGCCGTGGCGGTCTCCACGGTGGGTAAGGCGTATCTGACCGTGGTGTCCGAGTGGTGGGACAATTTCGTCTTCCAGCTCGGCAATCTCTTCTGA